One window of the Camarhynchus parvulus chromosome 2, STF_HiC, whole genome shotgun sequence genome contains the following:
- the IL6 gene encoding LOW QUALITY PROTEIN: interleukin-6 (The sequence of the model RefSeq protein was modified relative to this genomic sequence to represent the inferred CDS: substituted 1 base at 1 genomic stop codon), which yields MKFPRDCGCDRARAGRRRPPALRAALLLPPPPPLLLLLLLVPRAAGGPLPNADSSGEAELEEAADRRAALPNSLNLARLLHHRATQLQNEVGTAHTAGPAGAASXQGATKPLRVSPQMCEKFTVCQNSVEILLHNNLNLPKVTKEDGCLLAGFNEDKCLRKISSGLYTFQTYLKYIQETFISEHQNVKSLSYNTERLAHIIKQMVINPEEVIIPDAATQESLHTKLKSIKAWTEKITIHLILRDFTSFMEKTVRAVRYLQNTRSFSA from the exons ATGAAGTTTCCTCGGGACTGTGGCTGCGACCGCGCCCGTGCCGGCCGCCGCCGGCCGCCCGCCCTCCGCgccgcgctgctgctgccgccgccgccgccgctgctgctgctgctgctgctggtgccgCGGGCCGCCGGCGGCCCGCTGCCCAACGCGGACTCCTCGGGGGAGGCCGAGCTGGAGGAGGCGGCGGATCGGCGGGCGGCGCTGCCCAACAGCCTGAACCTGGCGCGGCTGCTGCACCACCGGGCGACACAGCTGCAGAACGAGGTGGGTAC CGCTCACACGGCCGGCCCGGCCGGAGCTGCCTCCTGACAAGGTGCGACCAAACCTCTCCGTGTCTCTCCCCAGATGTGCGAGAAGTTTACCGTCTGCCAGAACAGCGTAGAAATCCTCCTCCACAACAACCTCAACCTCCCCAAGGTGACGAAGGAAGATGGGTGTCTGCTCGCCGGCTTTAATGAG GATAAATGCTTGAGAAAAATCTCCAGCGGACTTTATACATTTCAGACATACCTCAAATACATACAAGAAACTTTTATTAGTGAACACCAAAATGTTAAATCGCTATCCTATAATACAGAGCGCCTGGCACACATCATAAAACAGATG GTGATCAATCCTGAAGAAGTGATCATCCCAGATGCAGCTACCCAGGAATCCCTCCACACAAAGCTGAAGTCCATTAAGGCCTGGACAGAGAAAATCACCATCCATCTCATCCTCCGAGACTTTACTTCATTTATGGAGAAGACAGTGAGGGCTGTGCGCTATTTGCAAAACACCAGGAGTTTCAGTGCTTGA
- the TOMM7 gene encoding mitochondrial import receptor subunit TOM7 homolog yields the protein MPKLSKEAKQRLQQLFKGGQFAIRWGFIPVVLYLGFKRGADPGMPEPTIWSLLWG from the exons ATGCCGAAGCTTAGCAAGGAGGCCAAGCAGCGGCTACAGCAGCTCTTCAAGGGCGGCCAGTTCGCCATCCGCTGGGGCTTCATCCCCGTAGTGCTCTATCTCG GTTTTAAAAGAGGTGCAGATCCTGGAATGCCTGAGCCAACTATCTGGAG TCTACTTTGGGGCTGA